In a single window of the Streptomyces cinnabarinus genome:
- a CDS encoding barstar family protein, translating to MAAFDPDADLSGDLGLRLMINSFITLYWRRSLLDEAVGWLNEHGYRVVALDAGGWATAADMHRDIAEALEFPDYYGRNLDALNDCLSDVESYEYGTTRDATGLVLAFTGYDRFRRAEPDAAQALLDILATRARSAALFGHRLLCLVQSDDPDISFEPVGAMTVDWNDAEWPDAKRRG from the coding sequence ATGGCTGCCTTCGACCCCGACGCCGACCTCTCCGGCGACCTCGGCCTCCGGCTGATGATCAACTCCTTCATCACCCTGTACTGGCGGCGGAGCCTGCTGGACGAGGCCGTCGGCTGGCTGAACGAGCACGGCTACCGCGTCGTCGCGCTGGACGCGGGCGGGTGGGCGACGGCCGCCGACATGCACCGGGACATCGCCGAGGCACTGGAGTTCCCCGACTACTACGGCCGGAACCTCGACGCCCTCAACGACTGCCTGTCCGACGTCGAGTCCTACGAGTACGGCACCACCCGCGACGCCACCGGACTCGTCCTCGCCTTCACCGGCTACGACCGCTTCCGCCGGGCCGAACCCGACGCGGCCCAGGCGCTGCTGGACATCCTCGCCACCCGTGCGCGCAGCGCCGCCCTGTTCGGCCACCGCCTCCTGTGCCTGGTCCAGAGCGACGACCCGGACATCAGCTTCGAGCCGGTCGGCGCGATGACCGTCGACTGGAACGACGCCGAATGGCCGGACGCCAAGCGGCGAGGCTAG
- a CDS encoding sensor histidine kinase, which translates to MTGRLRRAYGSLRLGTRLALGLGALALVVFAVVGTALTTYMRDYLSAQLDTQLAQAQVAQSKSIADYGTLSGKKYYRWYYAVYDVSDGTPELREPETDTDLPEDVEDFTAVAQARVDRGAEVLRTEHLKDTGLYRLRACEVEPGVVLVSAAPMDDIEDTVTELVTIQAVTFGLALLALVVAGRSMLRRGLKPLSDMAHTARGITSHDLTDSARLPVRHDMRGGGPEVEELRTAFNTMLEHIDESLAVRTEAEQRLRRFVADASHELRTPLMSVRGYADLFQYAAANAPEERDRHLARLRAEAARMGFLLDDLLLLARLDAAEVETPLRPRETDLVELVQDAADAFRASHPGHPLTVAPGPEALPARVDPQRVRQVLDNLLTNAAMHTPPGTEVSVAVSVEHGLARVRVADAGPGIPPADRERVFDRFYRVDKARSRDRGGSGLGLAVATSLIRAHGGTIDVISEPGSTVFTVSVPVASL; encoded by the coding sequence GTGACAGGGCGGCTTCGGCGGGCGTACGGCAGTCTGCGGCTCGGGACCCGGCTCGCGCTGGGGCTCGGGGCGCTGGCGCTGGTGGTGTTCGCGGTCGTCGGCACCGCGCTGACGACGTACATGCGCGACTATCTGTCGGCCCAGCTGGACACGCAGCTGGCGCAGGCGCAGGTCGCCCAGTCCAAGAGCATCGCGGACTACGGCACGCTGTCCGGGAAGAAGTACTACCGCTGGTACTACGCCGTGTACGACGTCTCGGACGGCACTCCCGAGCTGCGCGAGCCCGAGACGGACACCGATCTGCCCGAGGACGTCGAGGACTTCACCGCGGTGGCGCAGGCGCGGGTCGACCGGGGTGCGGAGGTGCTGCGCACCGAGCACCTCAAGGACACGGGCCTGTACCGGCTGCGGGCCTGCGAGGTGGAGCCCGGGGTGGTGCTGGTCAGCGCGGCGCCCATGGACGACATCGAGGACACCGTCACCGAACTGGTCACGATCCAGGCCGTGACCTTCGGTCTGGCGCTGCTGGCCCTGGTGGTGGCGGGGCGGTCGATGCTGCGACGCGGACTCAAGCCGCTGAGCGACATGGCGCACACCGCGCGGGGCATCACCTCGCACGATCTGACGGACTCGGCGCGGCTGCCGGTGCGGCACGACATGCGCGGCGGCGGGCCCGAGGTGGAGGAGCTGCGGACCGCGTTCAACACGATGCTGGAGCACATCGACGAGTCCCTCGCCGTGCGCACGGAGGCCGAGCAGCGGCTGCGCCGGTTCGTCGCGGACGCCTCGCACGAGCTGCGCACCCCGCTGATGTCGGTACGCGGCTACGCGGACCTCTTCCAGTACGCGGCCGCCAACGCCCCCGAGGAACGCGACAGGCATCTGGCGCGGCTGCGCGCGGAGGCCGCCCGGATGGGCTTCCTGCTGGACGATCTGCTGCTGCTCGCCCGGCTGGACGCGGCGGAGGTGGAGACCCCGCTGCGGCCCCGGGAGACCGATCTGGTGGAGCTGGTCCAGGACGCCGCGGACGCCTTCCGCGCGAGTCACCCCGGCCATCCGCTGACGGTGGCACCGGGTCCCGAGGCGCTTCCCGCCCGGGTGGACCCGCAGCGTGTCCGGCAGGTCCTGGACAACCTCCTCACCAACGCGGCGATGCACACACCACCCGGCACGGAGGTCTCGGTCGCGGTGTCGGTCGAGCACGGGCTGGCCCGGGTCCGGGTGGCCGACGCGGGGCCCGGTATCCCGCCCGCCGACCGTGAGCGCGTCTTCGATCGCTTCTACCGCGTGGACAAGGCCCGCAGCCGTGACCGCGGCGGCAGCGGTCTGGGGCTCGCCGTGGCGACCTCCCTGATCCGGGCGCACGGCGGCACGATCGACGTGATCAGCGAGCCGGGCTCGACGGTGTTCACGGTGTCGGTCCCGGTGGCCTCGCTCTAG
- a CDS encoding response regulator transcription factor, with protein MEKVRLLVVDDDPPIADLVATVARYEGWDAVTANSGEEALRRAAEFRPDIVVLDLMLPDVDGFGVLDRLRRSGTMVPVVFLTARDGVADRVAGLTRGGDDYLVKPFAVEELMARLRTVLRRSAGPGFQRSVLRVGDLTMDEDTREVHRGEKLLTLTPTEYEVLRYLMRKSPTVQTKAQILDHVWEYGFGGRSNVVELVVSRLRRKLDDTGPAMIHTVRGFGYVIRQAAE; from the coding sequence GTGGAAAAAGTACGACTGCTCGTCGTGGACGACGACCCGCCGATCGCCGATCTCGTCGCGACGGTCGCCCGGTACGAGGGCTGGGACGCGGTCACGGCGAACTCCGGTGAGGAGGCGCTGCGCCGCGCCGCCGAGTTCCGTCCGGACATCGTCGTGCTCGATCTGATGCTCCCGGACGTGGACGGCTTCGGTGTGCTGGACCGGCTGCGCCGCTCCGGGACGATGGTGCCGGTGGTGTTCCTCACCGCGCGCGACGGCGTCGCGGACCGGGTGGCGGGGCTGACCCGGGGCGGCGACGACTACCTGGTCAAGCCGTTCGCGGTGGAGGAGCTGATGGCCCGGCTGCGGACCGTGCTGCGGCGCAGCGCCGGGCCCGGCTTCCAGCGCTCGGTGCTGCGGGTCGGCGATCTGACCATGGACGAGGACACCCGCGAGGTGCACCGCGGCGAGAAGCTCCTCACCCTCACGCCCACCGAGTACGAGGTGCTGCGCTACCTCATGCGCAAGTCACCGACCGTGCAGACCAAGGCGCAGATCCTCGACCACGTGTGGGAGTACGGCTTCGGCGGCCGCTCCAACGTCGTCGAACTGGTCGTCAGCCGGCTGCGCCGCAAGCTCGACGACACCGGCCCGGCGATGATCCACACCGTGCGGGGCTTCGGCTACGTCATCCGGCAGGCTGCGGAGTGA
- a CDS encoding ferredoxin reductase family protein, producing MTTVQSPPAPPTAIRPRVVARTGLYAVLAANAAVVTYFFVDAGFGASNALLVLGRLAGLYGALFMAFQLLLVARLPWLDRRIGMDRLTSWHRWTGFGILWTLLAHAVFITFGYADSSGLDPVNQLVDLAETVEGVLRAVAALVIILVVGAVSGRFARRRLAYETWHFIHLYTYLAVVLAFTHQVAVGTTFTASSAATAYWYGLWGVALGSVLVGRLVLPLWRNWRHQLRVSAVVPESDNVVSVHITGRDLDRLPARAGQFFLWRFLTKDRWWQANPFSLSAAPDGRGLRLTAKAAGDGSAALRHLKVGTRVFAEGPYGAFTALHRTRPESLLIAGGVGVTPIRALLEEVTGHAVVIYRVAGERDAVLYDELRELALAKGAELHLVTGPVAPDRLAPAELIRMVPDIAERDVFLCGPPPMMNAVLGSLRALDVPKPQIHFERFSLAG from the coding sequence GTGACGACCGTCCAATCGCCCCCTGCGCCCCCCACAGCGATACGCCCCAGGGTGGTGGCCCGCACCGGCCTGTACGCCGTGCTGGCCGCGAACGCGGCCGTGGTGACCTACTTCTTCGTCGACGCGGGCTTCGGCGCGTCCAACGCGCTGCTCGTCCTCGGCCGCCTCGCCGGTCTCTACGGCGCCCTGTTCATGGCGTTCCAGCTGCTGCTGGTGGCCCGGCTGCCGTGGCTGGACCGGCGGATCGGCATGGACCGGCTGACCTCCTGGCACCGCTGGACCGGCTTCGGCATCCTGTGGACGCTGCTGGCGCACGCCGTCTTCATCACCTTCGGCTACGCCGACTCCTCCGGCCTCGACCCGGTCAACCAGCTCGTCGACCTCGCCGAGACCGTCGAGGGCGTGCTGCGGGCCGTCGCCGCGCTGGTGATCATCCTCGTGGTCGGCGCGGTCTCCGGCCGGTTCGCGCGGCGCAGGCTGGCGTACGAGACCTGGCACTTCATCCACCTGTACACCTACCTCGCGGTGGTGCTGGCCTTCACCCACCAGGTCGCGGTCGGTACCACGTTCACCGCCTCCTCCGCCGCCACGGCCTACTGGTACGGGCTGTGGGGCGTCGCCCTCGGCTCGGTGCTGGTGGGCCGGCTGGTGCTGCCGCTGTGGCGGAACTGGCGCCACCAGCTGCGCGTCTCGGCGGTCGTGCCCGAGTCGGACAACGTGGTCTCCGTCCACATCACCGGCCGGGACCTCGACCGGCTGCCCGCCCGCGCCGGACAGTTCTTCCTGTGGCGGTTCCTGACCAAGGACCGCTGGTGGCAGGCGAACCCCTTCTCCCTGTCCGCCGCCCCCGACGGCCGCGGCCTGCGCCTGACCGCCAAGGCCGCGGGCGACGGCAGCGCCGCCCTGCGCCATCTCAAGGTCGGCACCCGAGTCTTCGCCGAGGGCCCCTACGGCGCCTTCACCGCCCTGCACCGCACCCGGCCGGAGTCCCTGCTCATCGCCGGCGGCGTCGGCGTCACCCCGATCCGGGCGCTGCTGGAGGAGGTGACGGGCCACGCCGTGGTCATCTACCGGGTGGCCGGCGAACGGGACGCGGTCCTCTACGACGAACTGCGCGAGCTGGCCCTCGCCAAGGGCGCCGAGCTGCACCTGGTCACCGGCCCGGTCGCGCCGGACCGGCTGGCCCCGGCCGAGCTGATCCGGATGGTGCCGGACATCGCCGAGCGGGACGTCTTCCTGTGCGGGCCGCCGCCGATGATGAACGCGGTCCTGGGCAGCCTGCGCGCGCTGGACGTGCCCAAACCGCAGATCCACTTCGAGCGTTTCAGCCTGGCGGGATGA
- a CDS encoding FMN-binding protein, protein MKRAIPVLVLTAVGLVPLWRYAPSTDTPAASAPSTTETVAPSPSSSSTSGSSALVVEGSVVNTEKGAVQVEVTFDGDTISSVRMLQQPNHPQTTAAVPTLIEETLEAQSADIDTVSGATITSDGYTESLQAALDQQGA, encoded by the coding sequence GTGAAGCGAGCCATACCCGTCCTGGTCCTGACCGCCGTCGGTCTGGTCCCGCTGTGGCGCTATGCGCCGTCGACGGACACCCCAGCCGCGTCCGCACCGTCCACGACGGAGACTGTTGCGCCGTCCCCGTCCTCTTCTTCCACGTCCGGCAGCTCCGCGCTCGTCGTCGAGGGCTCGGTGGTGAACACCGAGAAGGGGGCCGTGCAGGTCGAGGTCACCTTCGACGGCGACACGATCTCCTCGGTGCGGATGCTCCAGCAGCCGAACCACCCGCAGACCACGGCGGCCGTACCGACGCTGATCGAGGAGACCCTCGAAGCGCAGAGCGCGGACATCGACACGGTGTCCGGCGCGACGATCACCAGCGACGGCTACACGGAGTCCCTCCAGGCCGCCCTCGACCAGCAGGGTGCCTGA
- a CDS encoding FAD:protein FMN transferase, whose product MRRVEQVMGFPVSLRVDDEQVPGAAVDAVFAWLREVDERFSPFKHGSEVSRLDRGEIGPGEVSADLAEVLGLCEEYRVATGGAFDVRLPGRGLDPCAVVKGWAVQRAAELLRAAGVERFCLNAGGDVVAAGGPWRVGVRHPERADRLCTVLEITDAAVATSALYERGAHILDGRTGRPATGLLSVTVVAPSLTEADSTATAAFAMGAEGIAWASARPGCQVFAVDAERRVLRTEGVPVAA is encoded by the coding sequence GTGCGGCGCGTCGAGCAGGTCATGGGGTTCCCGGTCTCGCTCCGGGTGGACGACGAGCAGGTCCCCGGTGCCGCCGTGGACGCCGTCTTCGCCTGGCTGCGCGAGGTCGACGAACGGTTCAGCCCGTTCAAGCACGGCAGCGAGGTGTCCCGGCTGGACCGGGGCGAGATCGGCCCCGGCGAGGTCAGCGCCGACCTCGCCGAGGTCCTCGGCCTGTGCGAGGAGTACCGGGTCGCCACCGGCGGCGCCTTCGACGTACGGCTGCCGGGGCGGGGCCTCGATCCCTGCGCGGTGGTCAAGGGCTGGGCCGTGCAGCGGGCGGCGGAGCTGCTGCGGGCGGCCGGGGTGGAGCGGTTCTGCCTCAACGCCGGCGGTGACGTGGTCGCCGCGGGCGGGCCCTGGCGGGTGGGCGTACGGCATCCCGAGCGCGCCGACCGGCTGTGCACGGTCCTGGAGATCACCGACGCGGCGGTCGCGACCTCCGCGCTCTACGAGCGGGGCGCGCACATCCTCGACGGCCGCACCGGGCGCCCGGCGACCGGCCTGCTCAGCGTCACCGTCGTCGCCCCCTCCCTGACCGAGGCCGACAGCACGGCGACCGCCGCCTTCGCGATGGGCGCCGAAGGGATCGCCTGGGCCTCCGCCCGCCCCGGCTGCCAGGTGTTCGCGGTGGACGCGGAGCGGAGGGTGCTGCGGACGGAGGGGGTGCCGGTGGCGGCGTAG
- a CDS encoding class I SAM-dependent methyltransferase, which produces MSEQRRFDVWQAGPGYERYMGRWSRKVAERFTALEGHADGLRWLDVGCGTGALSAVLTARCRPAVVLGCDRSAELVATARVTAHGPVGFAVADARALPVRDGSWDMAVSGLALNFLPEPAEGVAEMARAVRPGGRVAAYVWDYAEGMELLRRFWDAAAAVDPAAAELDEGRRFPMCRPDPLYALWTGAGLEEVRITPVVVPTVFTDLTDLWAPFLAGQGPAAGYVTGLPPEDRDRLRTALAESLPAEPDGTIALAARAWTVRGTKP; this is translated from the coding sequence ATGAGCGAGCAGCGGCGCTTCGACGTCTGGCAGGCGGGACCCGGCTACGAGCGGTACATGGGGCGGTGGAGCCGGAAGGTGGCCGAGCGGTTCACCGCCCTGGAGGGGCACGCCGACGGGCTGCGCTGGCTGGATGTGGGGTGCGGCACGGGGGCGCTGTCGGCGGTGCTGACCGCCCGGTGTCGGCCGGCGGTGGTGCTGGGCTGCGACCGGTCCGCCGAACTGGTGGCGACGGCCCGGGTGACGGCGCACGGTCCGGTGGGGTTCGCGGTGGCGGACGCGCGGGCGCTGCCGGTGCGGGACGGGTCGTGGGACATGGCGGTCAGCGGTCTGGCGCTCAACTTCCTTCCCGAGCCCGCCGAAGGGGTCGCCGAGATGGCCCGCGCGGTGCGGCCCGGCGGGCGGGTCGCCGCGTACGTCTGGGACTACGCCGAGGGCATGGAGCTGCTGCGCCGGTTCTGGGACGCGGCCGCGGCGGTGGATCCGGCGGCGGCCGAGCTGGACGAGGGGCGCCGGTTCCCGATGTGCAGACCTGACCCGCTGTACGCGCTGTGGACCGGGGCAGGTCTGGAGGAGGTCCGGATCACCCCGGTCGTCGTCCCTACCGTCTTCACCGATCTCACCGACCTGTGGGCCCCGTTCCTCGCGGGCCAGGGCCCGGCCGCCGGCTATGTCACCGGCCTCCCGCCCGAGGACCGGGACCGCCTGCGCACCGCGCTCGCCGAGTCCCTCCCCGCGGAACCGGACGGCACCATCGCGCTGGCGGCCCGGGCCTGGACGGTCCGCGGGACCAAGCCCTGA
- a CDS encoding ABC transporter ATP-binding protein, protein MIRIDSVTKRYPDGTVAVDRLSLEIPDRSITVLVGPSGCGKTTTLRMINRMVEPSEGAILLDGKNIQQQPVNTLRRSMGYVIQNAGLFQHRTILDNIATVPRLLGWGKEKSRARARELMDRVGLDGALAKRYPYQLSGGQQQRVGVARALAADPPVLLMDEPFSAVDPIVRKGLQDELLRIQGELGKTIVFVTHDIDEAVKLGTMVAVMRTGGRLAQFAPPAELLTNPADAFVEDFLGTDRGIRRLSFFPAAGLELLTTPIVAIDAGAKQIAARDTGDAPYLLVTDLDGKPLGWAEPRELTAGKIEPARLLPHGRPFVSGTDSLRAALDCAVLSPTGWAVAVDGEGRAAGVVSQQTIGEAIRGAHAKSARSVVKTEKVAR, encoded by the coding sequence TTGATACGGATAGATTCAGTCACCAAGCGGTACCCGGACGGCACGGTGGCGGTCGACCGGCTGTCGCTGGAGATACCCGACCGCTCGATCACCGTCCTCGTCGGTCCCTCGGGCTGCGGCAAGACGACGACCCTGCGCATGATCAACCGGATGGTCGAACCCAGCGAGGGCGCCATCCTCCTCGACGGCAAGAACATCCAGCAGCAGCCCGTCAACACCCTGCGCCGGTCGATGGGTTACGTCATCCAGAACGCCGGTCTCTTCCAGCACCGCACCATCCTCGACAACATCGCCACCGTGCCCCGCCTGCTGGGCTGGGGCAAGGAGAAGTCCCGGGCCCGCGCACGGGAGTTGATGGACCGGGTCGGCCTCGACGGCGCGCTCGCCAAGCGGTATCCCTACCAGCTCTCCGGCGGACAGCAGCAGCGCGTGGGCGTGGCCCGTGCCCTCGCCGCCGATCCGCCGGTCCTGCTCATGGACGAGCCGTTCTCCGCCGTCGACCCGATCGTCCGCAAGGGACTCCAGGACGAACTCCTGCGTATTCAGGGCGAGTTGGGCAAGACCATCGTCTTCGTCACGCACGACATCGACGAGGCGGTCAAGCTCGGCACGATGGTCGCCGTGATGCGCACCGGCGGCCGGCTGGCCCAGTTCGCCCCGCCCGCCGAACTGCTGACGAACCCCGCCGACGCCTTCGTCGAGGACTTCCTCGGCACCGACCGGGGCATCCGCCGGCTGTCCTTCTTCCCCGCCGCGGGCCTGGAGTTGCTCACCACGCCGATCGTGGCCATCGACGCCGGCGCCAAGCAGATCGCCGCCCGCGACACGGGCGACGCCCCCTATCTCCTCGTAACGGACCTGGACGGCAAGCCTCTTGGCTGGGCCGAGCCGCGGGAGCTGACCGCCGGGAAGATCGAGCCCGCCCGACTTCTGCCCCACGGCCGCCCGTTCGTCTCCGGTACGGACTCGCTGCGGGCCGCGCTGGACTGCGCCGTGCTGTCACCGACCGGCTGGGCCGTCGCGGTGGACGGCGAGGGCCGGGCGGCCGGGGTGGTCTCCCAGCAGACCATCGGCGAGGCGATCCGGGGGGCTCACGCCAAGAGTGCGCGGAGCGTCGTGAAGACGGAGAAGGTCGCGCGATGA
- a CDS encoding ABC transporter permease, producing the protein MSELFDMPSYLEYSYFGLVGIHLREALIPVLAGLVVSLPLAQLCVRLRWLYPPVLWVTTVLYAIPSLAFFVVLIDYTGLSETTVMIPLAVYSLVILVPAIVDGVRAVPQETLAAATAMGFGPVRRYLQVQLPIAAPAIIAGLRVASVSSISLVSVGMLIGNQGALGNMLDAGLKYDQPRLVWLSVVGTAVLATAVDAVLIVLRLLLTPWMPRGGRPTVAKEAIG; encoded by the coding sequence ATGAGCGAGCTCTTCGACATGCCGAGCTACCTCGAGTACAGCTACTTCGGCCTGGTCGGAATCCATCTGCGCGAGGCGCTGATCCCGGTACTGGCCGGCCTGGTGGTGTCGCTGCCGCTCGCTCAGCTCTGCGTGCGGCTGCGCTGGCTGTACCCGCCGGTGCTGTGGGTGACCACCGTCCTCTACGCGATTCCCTCGCTGGCCTTCTTCGTGGTCCTCATCGACTACACCGGCCTGAGCGAGACCACGGTGATGATCCCGCTGGCCGTCTACAGCCTGGTCATCCTGGTCCCGGCCATCGTGGACGGCGTGCGCGCGGTACCGCAGGAGACGCTGGCGGCGGCCACCGCCATGGGCTTCGGGCCGGTGCGGCGCTATCTCCAGGTGCAGTTGCCGATCGCCGCGCCCGCGATCATCGCCGGGCTGCGCGTGGCGTCCGTGTCGAGCATCTCCCTGGTCAGCGTCGGCATGCTGATCGGAAACCAGGGAGCCCTCGGGAACATGCTGGACGCCGGTCTGAAGTACGACCAGCCGCGTCTGGTGTGGCTCTCCGTGGTGGGCACCGCCGTGCTCGCCACCGCCGTGGACGCCGTACTCATCGTCCTGCGCCTGCTGCTGACGCCATGGATGCCCCGAGGCGGACGTCCGACCGTGGCGAAGGAGGCCATCGGATGA
- a CDS encoding ABC transporter permease, translated as MNILNYMADFLGDSAHWEGYDGIPTRVAEHIGYTLMALGIAAAVGLPVGLVTGHTGRGGNTLALIATIGRALPSFGLMVLMFLLLGLGMAPVLIPLVVLAIPPILVTTYEAMRSVDPAPVDAARGMGMAEAEVLFRVELPVALPLILSGLRSAAIQIVSTATIAAYVSFGGLGRYIVDGLYQRDYEKVVGGATLVAAMALATLGLFWAVARLTVSRGVRRAHVG; from the coding sequence ATGAACATCCTCAACTACATGGCCGACTTCCTCGGCGACAGCGCCCACTGGGAGGGCTACGACGGCATCCCCACGCGCGTCGCCGAGCACATCGGGTACACCTTGATGGCCCTCGGCATCGCGGCGGCTGTAGGACTCCCGGTCGGTCTGGTGACCGGGCACACCGGCAGGGGCGGCAACACACTCGCCCTGATCGCCACCATCGGCCGCGCCCTGCCCAGCTTCGGCCTGATGGTCCTGATGTTCCTCCTCCTCGGCCTGGGCATGGCCCCGGTGCTGATTCCCCTGGTGGTGCTGGCGATCCCGCCCATCCTCGTCACGACCTACGAGGCCATGCGCTCCGTCGACCCCGCCCCCGTCGACGCCGCCCGCGGCATGGGCATGGCGGAGGCGGAGGTCCTCTTCCGGGTCGAACTCCCGGTCGCCCTCCCCCTGATCCTCAGCGGCCTGCGCTCAGCGGCGATCCAGATCGTCTCGACGGCGACGATCGCGGCGTACGTCAGCTTCGGCGGCCTCGGCCGCTACATCGTGGACGGCCTGTACCAGCGGGACTACGAGAAGGTCGTGGGCGGAGCGACGCTGGTCGCGGCGATGGCGCTGGCGACGCTGGGGCTGTTCTGGGCGGTGGCGAGGCTGACGGTCTCCCGTGGCGTACGCAGGGCGCACGTGGGTTAG
- a CDS encoding GTP-binding protein, which yields MACAPSPTPGGYSVTPTEPAAAVRPPLPVKMVIAGGFGVGKTTAVGSISEIEPLTTEAAITEVAAGVDDLTHTPGKTTTTVAMDFGCITIDPTLKLYLFGTPGQERFGFMWDDLVEGAVGGLVIVDTRRLDDCYAAVDYFEHKGIPFAVAVNAFDGKVEHEIEDVRWALDVSDGVPLVVFDARERGSVRDALLIVLEQALARTEA from the coding sequence ATGGCCTGCGCGCCATCCCCGACTCCCGGGGGGTACTCCGTGACACCGACTGAACCGGCCGCCGCCGTACGACCGCCGCTGCCGGTCAAGATGGTGATCGCGGGGGGTTTCGGCGTGGGCAAGACGACCGCGGTCGGCTCCATCTCCGAGATCGAGCCGCTCACCACCGAGGCCGCGATCACGGAAGTCGCGGCGGGCGTCGACGACTTGACGCACACCCCGGGCAAGACGACCACGACCGTCGCCATGGACTTCGGGTGCATCACCATCGACCCGACGCTGAAGCTCTATCTGTTCGGTACGCCCGGACAGGAGCGGTTCGGGTTCATGTGGGACGACCTCGTCGAGGGCGCGGTGGGCGGGCTCGTCATCGTGGACACGCGGCGGCTGGACGACTGTTATGCCGCGGTCGACTACTTCGAGCACAAGGGGATCCCGTTCGCGGTCGCGGTGAACGCGTTCGACGGGAAGGTCGAGCATGAGATCGAGGACGTGCGGTGGGCGCTGGATGTGAGTGACGGGGTGCCGCTGGTGGTGTTCGACGCGCGGGAGCGCGGCTCGGTGCGGGACGCGCTGCTGATCGTCCTGGAGCAGGCGCTGGCCCGCACCGAAGCCTGA
- a CDS encoding DUF742 domain-containing protein — protein sequence MADGIPPPGPDPVGPAPAVRPFLVTAGRVAPSPSGRTMPVETQVVATAEGLGALELLSFEQHDIVAACRQPQSIAEIAARLRLHLNVVRVLAEDLRAEGRLTVHVPNADAVHDSSVLRRVIDGLRAIPDSRGVLRDTD from the coding sequence ATGGCGGACGGCATTCCACCCCCGGGCCCCGACCCGGTCGGCCCCGCCCCCGCCGTACGGCCGTTCCTGGTCACCGCCGGCCGGGTGGCGCCCAGCCCGTCCGGCCGGACGATGCCCGTCGAGACCCAGGTGGTGGCCACCGCCGAGGGGCTCGGCGCGCTGGAGCTGCTCTCCTTCGAGCAGCACGACATCGTTGCCGCCTGCAGGCAGCCGCAGTCCATCGCGGAGATCGCGGCCCGGCTGCGGCTGCACCTGAACGTCGTCCGGGTGCTCGCGGAGGATCTGCGGGCCGAGGGACGGCTGACAGTGCACGTGCCGAACGCCGATGCCGTCCACGATTCATCCGTACTGCGAAGAGTGATCGATGGCCTGCGCGCCATCCCCGACTCCCGGGGGGTACTCCGTGACACCGACTGA
- a CDS encoding roadblock/LC7 domain-containing protein, whose protein sequence is MSTSTGGTPAEAATPAELQAAAADFTWLLNRFATETAGVVDAIAVSSDGLLIAVSELREHADSERLAAIVSGITSLAAGASGNYGLGSLNKVIIDLEGGHVLVSAIGSGAVLGVVTDKEAKLGNIAYEMTLFANRAGAALSPQLVLELKNSVGAASAR, encoded by the coding sequence GTGAGTACGTCGACAGGTGGCACTCCGGCAGAAGCCGCCACACCGGCCGAGCTCCAGGCCGCCGCAGCCGACTTCACCTGGCTGCTGAATCGCTTCGCGACCGAGACCGCGGGTGTCGTCGACGCCATCGCCGTCTCCTCCGACGGGCTGCTGATCGCGGTGTCCGAGCTGCGTGAGCACGCCGACTCCGAGCGGCTCGCCGCGATCGTCTCGGGCATCACCAGCCTGGCTGCCGGGGCCTCCGGCAACTACGGCCTCGGCAGCCTCAACAAGGTCATCATCGATCTGGAGGGCGGGCATGTCCTGGTCTCCGCGATCGGCAGCGGCGCGGTGCTCGGCGTGGTCACCGACAAGGAGGCCAAGCTCGGGAACATCGCCTACGAGATGACGCTGTTCGCCAACCGCGCCGGTGCCGCGCTCAGCCCGCAGCTGGTGCTGGAGCTGAAGAACAGCGTCGGCGCCGCGTCGGCCCGCTGA